In a single window of the Centroberyx gerrardi isolate f3 chromosome 17, fCenGer3.hap1.cur.20231027, whole genome shotgun sequence genome:
- the LOC139914015 gene encoding 26S proteasome regulatory subunit 10B isoform X1 — translation MVDPREKALQDYRKKLLEHKEVDGRLKELREQLREQTKQYEKSENDLKALQSVGQIVGEVLKQLTEEKFIVKATNGPRYVVGCRRQLDKAMLKPGTRVALDMTTLTIMRYLPREVDPLVYNMSHEDPGSVSYSEIGGLSEQIRELREVIELPLTNPELFERVGIIPPKGCLLYGPPGTGKTLLARAVASQLDCNFLKVVSSSIVDKYIGESARLIREMFNYARDHQPCIIFMDEIDAIGGRRFSEGTSADREIQRTLMELLNQMDGFDTLHRVKMIMATNRPDTLDPALLRPGRLDRKIHIELPNEQARLDILKIHSGPITKHGEIDYEAIVKLSDGFNGADLRNVCTEAGMFAIRADHEYVTQEDFMKAVRKVADSKKLESKLDYKPV, via the exons TACGTGAGCAGCTGAGGGAACAGACCAAACAGTATGAAAAGTCCGAAAATGATCTGAAAGCACTTCAGAGTGTTGGACAG ATTGTTGGCGAGGTCCTCAAACAGTTAACAGAGGAGAAAT TCATTGTCAAGGCAACTAATGGCCCAAGATATGTTGTTGGCTGCAGACGGCAG CTGGACAAAGCCATGCTTAAACCAGGTACCAGAGTTGCCTTGGACATGACAACTTTGACCATTATGAG GTACCTGCCTAGAGAGGTGGACCCGCTGGTTTACAACATGTCACATGAAGACCCAGGCAGCGTCTCCTACTCTGAGATTGGAGGCTTGTCTGAGCAGATCAGGGAGCTGCGAGAG GTGATTGAACTTCCCCTAACCAACCCTGAACTGTTCGAGAGAGTTGGCATCATTCCTCCTAAAGGCTGCCTGCTCTACGGACCCCCAG GAACTGGGAAGACCCTTCTGGCCAGAGCAGTAGCCAGCCAACTTGACTGTAATTTCTTAAAG GTGGTTTCAAGCTCCATTGTGGACAAGTACATTGGAGAGAGCGCCAGGCTAATTAGAGAGATGTTTAACTACGCGAGAGACCACCAGCCTTGTATTATCTTCATGGATGAGATTGATGCCATtg gtgGCCGTCGTTTCTCAGAGGGAACATCAGCTGACAGAGAGATTCAGAGAACTCTGATGGAG CTGTTGAACCAAATGGACGGCTTTGACACCCTGCACCGAGTCAAGATGATCATGGCGACCAACCGGCCGGACACACTGGACCCTGCCTTACTGCGACCGGGGAGACTGGATCGCAAGATTC atattGAGCTTCCTAATGAGCAGGCACGCTTGGACATTCTGAAGATTCACTCTGGCCCAATTACCAAGCACGGAGAAATAG ATTATGAAGCAATTGTGAAGCTGTCTGATGGATTCAATGGCGCTGACCTAAGAAACGTGTGCACAGAGGCAG GCATGTTCGCCATCCGTGCGGATCATGAGTACGTCACCCAGGAAGATTTCATGAAGGCCGTTCGCAAGGTGGCAGATTCCAAGAAGCTGGAGTCCAAGCTGGATTATAAACCCGTGTGA
- the LOC139914015 gene encoding 26S proteasome regulatory subunit 10B isoform X2 → MLKPGTRVALDMTTLTIMRYLPREVDPLVYNMSHEDPGSVSYSEIGGLSEQIRELREVIELPLTNPELFERVGIIPPKGCLLYGPPGTGKTLLARAVASQLDCNFLKVVSSSIVDKYIGESARLIREMFNYARDHQPCIIFMDEIDAIGGRRFSEGTSADREIQRTLMELLNQMDGFDTLHRVKMIMATNRPDTLDPALLRPGRLDRKIHIELPNEQARLDILKIHSGPITKHGEIDYEAIVKLSDGFNGADLRNVCTEAGMFAIRADHEYVTQEDFMKAVRKVADSKKLESKLDYKPV, encoded by the exons ATGCTTAAACCAGGTACCAGAGTTGCCTTGGACATGACAACTTTGACCATTATGAG GTACCTGCCTAGAGAGGTGGACCCGCTGGTTTACAACATGTCACATGAAGACCCAGGCAGCGTCTCCTACTCTGAGATTGGAGGCTTGTCTGAGCAGATCAGGGAGCTGCGAGAG GTGATTGAACTTCCCCTAACCAACCCTGAACTGTTCGAGAGAGTTGGCATCATTCCTCCTAAAGGCTGCCTGCTCTACGGACCCCCAG GAACTGGGAAGACCCTTCTGGCCAGAGCAGTAGCCAGCCAACTTGACTGTAATTTCTTAAAG GTGGTTTCAAGCTCCATTGTGGACAAGTACATTGGAGAGAGCGCCAGGCTAATTAGAGAGATGTTTAACTACGCGAGAGACCACCAGCCTTGTATTATCTTCATGGATGAGATTGATGCCATtg gtgGCCGTCGTTTCTCAGAGGGAACATCAGCTGACAGAGAGATTCAGAGAACTCTGATGGAG CTGTTGAACCAAATGGACGGCTTTGACACCCTGCACCGAGTCAAGATGATCATGGCGACCAACCGGCCGGACACACTGGACCCTGCCTTACTGCGACCGGGGAGACTGGATCGCAAGATTC atattGAGCTTCCTAATGAGCAGGCACGCTTGGACATTCTGAAGATTCACTCTGGCCCAATTACCAAGCACGGAGAAATAG ATTATGAAGCAATTGTGAAGCTGTCTGATGGATTCAATGGCGCTGACCTAAGAAACGTGTGCACAGAGGCAG GCATGTTCGCCATCCGTGCGGATCATGAGTACGTCACCCAGGAAGATTTCATGAAGGCCGTTCGCAAGGTGGCAGATTCCAAGAAGCTGGAGTCCAAGCTGGATTATAAACCCGTGTGA